From Streptomonospora salina, the proteins below share one genomic window:
- a CDS encoding HpcH/HpaI aldolase/citrate lyase family protein, which produces MSAGASRSRRSVLAVPASNSRFIEKARGLDSDAVFLDLEDAVAPAEKAAARTNAAAAIDAGGWGRRVRTVRVNALDTPWTYRDVIAVVEGAGAELDCLVLPKVTTPDHVRWLDTLLTQIEAANGLQPGRIGIEAQIEDARGALRADEIGASSPRLESLVYGPADFMASVNMRTLVVGEQPPGYDTGDAYHYVLMRILLAARANGLQAIDGPYLQIRDVEAFRRSAGRTAALGFDGKWVLHPLQVEAANEVYTPSRSDYDHAERILEAYEHATDVQRRGAVMLDGEMLDEASRKMALVVAGKGRAAGLGRSAEPGGEG; this is translated from the coding sequence ATGAGCGCGGGGGCATCGCGGTCGCGCCGCTCGGTTCTGGCGGTACCGGCGTCCAACAGCAGGTTCATCGAGAAGGCGCGCGGCCTGGATTCCGACGCCGTCTTTCTGGACCTGGAGGACGCCGTCGCTCCGGCGGAGAAGGCGGCGGCGCGCACCAACGCCGCGGCCGCGATCGACGCCGGCGGGTGGGGCCGGAGAGTGCGCACCGTGCGGGTCAACGCCCTCGACACGCCGTGGACCTACCGCGACGTCATCGCGGTCGTGGAGGGGGCGGGCGCCGAGCTGGACTGCCTGGTGCTGCCCAAGGTCACCACGCCCGACCATGTGCGCTGGCTGGACACGCTGCTGACCCAGATCGAGGCGGCCAACGGCCTGCAACCGGGCCGGATCGGCATCGAGGCCCAGATCGAGGACGCCCGCGGCGCGCTGCGGGCCGACGAGATCGGCGCGTCCTCGCCGCGGCTGGAGAGCCTGGTCTACGGACCCGCGGACTTCATGGCCTCGGTCAATATGCGCACGCTGGTCGTCGGCGAGCAGCCGCCCGGCTACGACACCGGCGACGCCTACCACTACGTTCTGATGCGCATCCTGCTGGCCGCCCGCGCCAACGGGTTGCAGGCGATCGACGGCCCTTACCTGCAGATCCGCGATGTCGAGGCGTTCCGCCGCTCGGCCGGGCGCACCGCGGCGCTCGGCTTCGACGGGAAGTGGGTGCTGCACCCGCTCCAGGTGGAGGCCGCCAACGAGGTCTACACGCCCAGTCGGAGCGACTACGACCACGCGGAGCGGATCCTGGAGGCCTACGAGCACGCCACGGACGTGCAGCGCCGGGGTGCGGTGATGCTGGACGGGGAGATGCTCGACGAGGCCTCGCGCAAGATGGCCCTGGTCGTGGCCGGAAAGGGCCGCGCGGCCGGTCTGGGGCGCAGTGCGGAACCCGGCGGCGAGGGCTGA
- a CDS encoding response regulator transcription factor: MTRPSSVLIADDDRAIRDSLERALQLEGYAVRTTGDGVETLAAVHSEPADLLVLDVMMPGVDGLGVCRVLRKEGDRTPILMLTARVETSDRVAGLDAGADDYLPKPFELEELLARLRALLRRAEPTDENGVAEPPMQVGDLRLDPGSRRVWRGGAEIELSKTEFDLLELLMRNAGIVLDHPTIYDRIWGYDFGPESKNLAVYISYLRRKLEPEGTPPLIHTVRGVGYTVRPHEAG, translated from the coding sequence ATGACCCGACCCAGCAGCGTCCTGATCGCCGACGACGACCGCGCCATCCGCGACTCCCTGGAGCGGGCCCTGCAGCTGGAGGGCTACGCGGTGCGCACGACGGGCGACGGCGTCGAGACACTGGCGGCAGTGCACAGCGAGCCGGCTGATCTGCTGGTGCTGGACGTGATGATGCCCGGCGTCGACGGCCTGGGGGTGTGCCGGGTACTGCGCAAGGAGGGCGACCGCACTCCGATCCTGATGCTGACGGCGCGAGTGGAGACCTCCGACCGGGTGGCCGGGCTGGACGCCGGCGCCGACGACTACCTGCCCAAACCCTTCGAGCTGGAGGAGCTGCTGGCGCGGCTGCGGGCGCTGCTGCGCCGCGCGGAGCCCACCGACGAGAACGGGGTCGCCGAACCGCCGATGCAGGTGGGCGACTTGCGGCTGGACCCGGGGTCGCGCCGGGTATGGCGCGGCGGCGCGGAGATCGAGCTGTCCAAGACGGAGTTCGACCTGCTGGAGCTGCTCATGCGCAACGCGGGCATCGTCCTGGACCACCCCACCATCTACGACCGCATCTGGGGCTACGACTTCGGCCCGGAGTCCAAGAACCTCGCGGTCTACATCAGCTACCTGCGCCGCAAACTGGAACCGGAGGGCACGCCGCCGCTGATCCACACCGTGCGGGGCGTGGGCTACACGGTCCGCCCGCACGAGGCGGGGTGA
- a CDS encoding molybdopterin-dependent oxidoreductase: protein MDRQDERTTGRPTSSHWGAYDVLVSGERVVGVRPGAGDTDSSPISRNVPDAQHHATRVAAPAVRRRWLENGPGADGLRGSPADEYVELDWDAVLDLLAAEFDRVRRDHGNTAIYGGSYGWASAGRLHHSQSQVHRFLNTIGGYTRSRTTYSHACVEVLLPHVVGQGGTADLLERAPTWEAVAEHTDLVVTFGGLRLSNTWNASGGRARQTAAEGMRAAAGAGVRTVSVSPLRDDTVDEMGAEWLPADPGSDTAVQLALIHTLFDEDLVDRAFLARCTVGAGVLRDYVAGVRDGVATTPEWAEELCGLSAGTLRGLARRMAAGRTLVNVGWSVQRTRFGEQPLWGGVALAACLGQIGLPGGGFATGYGSSGNYAGGSTPSGLPRFLQGMNPIDASIPVARVADMLLHPGEPYDYNGRRRTYPDIRMVVWSGGNPFHHHQDLARLTRAFGRPETVVVAETHWTATARHADIVLPSTTSLERDDIAASQGDLRVRAMPRAVPPHGSARDEYDVYADLAERLGVRAEFTEGRTAAQWLRRIYEQWRARYATALPDFDAFWAAGGVDIPDRVADTTLFGDFRADPDTHPLGTPSGRIELYSETIDSFGYDDCPGHPAWLPASERLGSERSRRWPLLLVANQPRGKLHSQHDMGAYSRSLEIADRARMRMHPGDARARGVADGDVVRVHNDRGSLLAGVETSTDVRPDVVQLSTGAWYDPSSPEATCVHGNPNVLTADTGSSALSQGTTGQHVLVEVDRYDGDPPPVRVFEPPRLRPR, encoded by the coding sequence ATGGACCGTCAGGACGAGCGCACGACCGGCCGCCCCACCAGCTCGCACTGGGGCGCCTACGACGTCCTCGTCTCGGGCGAGCGCGTCGTCGGCGTGCGCCCGGGCGCCGGCGACACCGACTCTTCGCCCATCAGCCGCAACGTCCCCGACGCCCAGCACCACGCCACCCGGGTGGCCGCGCCCGCGGTACGGCGCCGCTGGCTGGAGAACGGCCCCGGCGCGGACGGCCTGCGCGGCTCGCCCGCCGACGAGTACGTCGAACTGGACTGGGACGCGGTGCTGGACCTGCTGGCCGCGGAGTTCGACCGGGTCCGCCGCGACCACGGCAACACCGCGATCTACGGCGGTTCCTACGGCTGGGCCAGCGCCGGCCGGCTCCACCACTCCCAGAGCCAGGTGCACCGCTTCCTCAACACCATCGGCGGCTACACCCGCTCCCGCACCACCTACAGCCACGCCTGCGTCGAAGTGCTGCTGCCCCACGTCGTGGGCCAGGGCGGCACCGCCGACCTGCTGGAGCGCGCCCCCACCTGGGAGGCCGTCGCCGAGCACACCGACCTGGTGGTGACCTTCGGCGGCCTGCGGCTGTCCAACACCTGGAACGCCTCGGGCGGGCGGGCCCGCCAGACCGCCGCCGAAGGCATGCGCGCCGCCGCCGGCGCGGGTGTGCGCACGGTCTCCGTCAGTCCGCTGCGCGACGACACCGTCGACGAGATGGGCGCCGAATGGCTGCCCGCCGACCCCGGAAGCGACACCGCGGTCCAACTCGCCCTCATCCACACCCTGTTCGACGAGGACCTGGTCGACCGCGCCTTCCTCGCCCGCTGCACCGTCGGCGCCGGCGTGCTGCGCGACTACGTCGCCGGGGTGCGCGACGGGGTCGCCACGACCCCCGAGTGGGCCGAAGAGCTGTGCGGCCTGTCCGCGGGCACCCTGCGCGGTCTCGCCCGGCGCATGGCCGCCGGCCGCACGCTGGTCAACGTCGGCTGGTCGGTGCAGCGCACCCGGTTCGGCGAGCAGCCGCTGTGGGGCGGCGTCGCCCTGGCCGCCTGCCTGGGCCAGATCGGGCTGCCCGGCGGCGGGTTCGCCACCGGCTACGGATCCAGCGGCAACTACGCCGGCGGATCCACCCCCTCGGGGCTGCCGCGCTTCCTGCAGGGCATGAACCCGATCGACGCGTCGATCCCCGTCGCCCGCGTCGCCGACATGCTGCTGCATCCCGGCGAGCCCTACGACTACAACGGCCGGCGCCGCACCTACCCCGACATCCGCATGGTGGTGTGGTCCGGCGGCAACCCGTTCCACCACCACCAGGACCTCGCGCGACTCACCCGCGCCTTCGGCCGCCCCGAGACCGTGGTCGTCGCCGAGACCCACTGGACCGCCACCGCCCGCCACGCCGACATCGTGCTGCCCTCGACCACCTCGCTGGAGCGCGACGACATCGCCGCCAGCCAAGGCGACCTGCGGGTGCGCGCCATGCCGCGCGCCGTGCCCCCGCACGGCAGCGCCCGCGACGAGTACGACGTCTACGCCGACCTGGCCGAGCGGCTCGGCGTCCGCGCGGAGTTCACCGAGGGCCGCACCGCTGCGCAGTGGCTGCGCCGCATCTACGAGCAGTGGCGGGCGCGGTACGCGACCGCGCTGCCCGACTTCGACGCCTTCTGGGCGGCCGGCGGTGTGGACATCCCCGACCGTGTCGCCGACACCACCCTCTTCGGCGACTTCCGCGCCGACCCCGACACCCATCCGCTGGGCACGCCCAGCGGCCGCATCGAGCTGTACTCCGAAACGATCGACTCCTTCGGCTACGACGACTGCCCCGGCCACCCCGCGTGGCTGCCCGCGTCCGAGCGGCTGGGCAGCGAGCGGTCGCGCCGGTGGCCGCTGCTGCTGGTCGCCAACCAGCCGCGCGGCAAGCTGCACAGCCAGCACGACATGGGCGCCTACAGCCGGTCGCTGGAGATCGCCGACCGGGCGCGGATGCGCATGCACCCCGGCGACGCGCGGGCGCGCGGCGTCGCCGACGGCGACGTGGTGCGGGTGCACAACGACCGCGGCAGCCTGCTGGCGGGCGTGGAGACCAGCACCGACGTGCGCCCCGACGTCGTCCAGCTGTCCACCGGCGCCTGGTACGACCCCTCGTCGCCCGAGGCCACCTGTGTCCACGGCAACCCCAACGTGCTCACCGCCGACACCGGATCCTCGGCGCTGAGCCAGGGCACCACGGGTCAGCACGTGCTCGTGGAGGTGGACCGCTACGACGGCGACCCGCCGCCGGTGCGGGTTTTCGAGCCGCCGCGGCTGCGCCCGCGGTAA
- a CDS encoding FecCD family ABC transporter permease: MSLERPSAAPVAGDDGDTPDSVVAAAALDRRTDATARTHALRTTGLAALTAALAVCALLSIAVGAKAIPLGAVLDALFSPDGSYEASVVLDLRLPRTALGIFVGAALGLAGALMQALTRNPIAEPGILGVNSGAAAAVVTAIFVFGMTGVDAYVWFAFAGAAIAAVLVYALGSRGRSGATPVRLALAGTAIAAVLQGFVYGITVLNEFVFDQIRFWQVGSLVGRDVDIFLRIWPFLIAGILLSLTLGPALNAVALGEDLAAALGARVNRTRALVAVAIVLLCGGATAAAGPIWFVGLIVPHLARTFTGPDQRWLLPYAAVIGAVLLTLADTAGRVITSGGELEVGIVTALIGAPVFIYLVRRRRMAQL; this comes from the coding sequence ATGAGCCTGGAACGGCCGTCCGCCGCCCCCGTGGCCGGAGACGACGGCGACACCCCCGACTCCGTCGTCGCAGCGGCGGCGCTCGACCGCCGCACCGACGCCACCGCGCGCACCCACGCCCTGCGCACCACCGGCCTGGCCGCGCTGACGGCGGCCCTCGCGGTGTGCGCGCTACTCAGCATCGCGGTCGGGGCCAAAGCCATCCCGCTGGGCGCCGTCCTCGACGCCCTGTTCAGCCCCGACGGCAGCTACGAGGCCAGCGTCGTACTGGATCTGCGCCTGCCCCGAACCGCGCTCGGCATCTTCGTCGGCGCCGCGCTCGGGCTGGCCGGCGCCCTCATGCAGGCCCTCACCCGCAACCCCATCGCCGAACCCGGCATCCTCGGCGTCAACTCCGGCGCCGCCGCCGCGGTCGTCACCGCGATCTTCGTGTTCGGCATGACCGGCGTCGACGCCTACGTCTGGTTCGCCTTCGCCGGCGCCGCGATCGCCGCGGTGCTCGTCTACGCGCTCGGGTCGCGCGGACGGAGCGGCGCCACCCCGGTGCGCCTCGCCCTCGCCGGAACCGCGATCGCCGCGGTCCTGCAAGGCTTCGTCTACGGGATCACCGTCCTCAACGAGTTCGTCTTCGACCAGATCCGCTTCTGGCAGGTGGGCTCCCTCGTCGGCCGCGACGTGGACATCTTCCTGCGCATCTGGCCGTTCCTGATCGCGGGGATCCTGCTCTCCCTGACCCTGGGGCCCGCGCTGAACGCCGTCGCGCTCGGCGAGGACCTCGCCGCCGCGCTCGGCGCCCGCGTCAACCGCACCCGCGCCCTGGTGGCCGTGGCGATCGTGCTGCTGTGCGGCGGAGCCACGGCGGCGGCCGGGCCGATCTGGTTCGTCGGACTGATCGTGCCCCACCTGGCCCGCACGTTCACCGGTCCCGACCAGCGGTGGCTGCTGCCGTACGCGGCCGTGATCGGAGCGGTGCTGCTGACCCTGGCAGATACGGCGGGGCGCGTCATCACCTCCGGCGGCGAGCTGGAGGTCGGCATCGTCACCGCCCTGATCGGCGCACCCGTGTTCATCTACCTCGTGCGGCGGAGAAGGATGGCCCAGCTGTGA
- a CDS encoding FecCD family ABC transporter permease encodes MTLTPARTGTSSGTPTEDGAAASRGRRPDLAIRTLRLAGGRVSFAVRPRVAAIYGGLLAATAVVFAVSLAMGEYSIPLPRVLWALAGQGERLDLFFVRDVRLPRAWVAVLVGAALGIAGGVFQSISRNPLGSPDIIGFTGGASTGAVATILLFGGSMLQVSLGAMAGGIATAVLVYLLAFKQGVQGYRLVLVGIGINALLMAVRDYLITRAELTEALTAHIWMIGSLSGRGWGEVVAVSAASAVLMPLVLALGPRLRMMEMGEQAALALGVSVQRTQITAMLAASALTGAAIAVSGPIGFIALAAPQLVRRLARTRGTALFGAALMGALLLAAADLVAQHALAPVQLPVGVVTAVIGGTYLVWVLYREWRTGHA; translated from the coding sequence GTGACTCTCACCCCCGCGCGCACCGGCACGTCCTCCGGTACCCCGACCGAGGACGGCGCCGCGGCGTCCCGCGGACGGCGCCCCGACCTCGCGATACGCACGCTGCGCCTGGCGGGCGGCCGCGTCAGCTTCGCCGTCCGCCCCCGCGTGGCCGCGATCTACGGCGGCCTGCTGGCCGCGACCGCGGTCGTGTTCGCCGTGTCGCTGGCGATGGGCGAGTACAGCATCCCGCTGCCGCGGGTGCTGTGGGCGCTGGCCGGCCAGGGCGAACGGCTCGACCTGTTCTTCGTCCGCGACGTCCGGTTGCCGCGCGCCTGGGTGGCGGTCCTCGTCGGGGCCGCGCTGGGCATCGCCGGCGGCGTGTTCCAGAGCATTTCGCGCAACCCGCTGGGCAGCCCCGACATCATCGGTTTCACCGGCGGCGCCTCCACCGGGGCCGTCGCCACCATCCTGCTGTTCGGCGGCAGCATGCTGCAGGTCTCGCTGGGCGCCATGGCGGGCGGAATCGCCACCGCGGTGCTCGTCTACCTGCTGGCGTTCAAGCAGGGCGTGCAGGGCTACCGGCTCGTCCTCGTCGGTATCGGCATCAACGCGCTGCTGATGGCGGTACGCGACTACCTGATCACCCGCGCCGAGCTCACCGAAGCCCTGACCGCCCACATCTGGATGATCGGCAGCCTCAGCGGCCGCGGCTGGGGCGAGGTGGTGGCGGTGTCGGCCGCCTCCGCCGTGCTCATGCCCCTCGTCCTCGCTCTGGGGCCGCGGCTGCGCATGATGGAGATGGGCGAGCAGGCGGCCCTGGCCCTGGGGGTGTCCGTCCAGCGCACCCAGATCACGGCGATGCTCGCCGCCAGCGCGCTGACCGGTGCGGCCATCGCCGTGTCCGGCCCGATCGGCTTCATCGCCCTGGCGGCTCCCCAACTCGTCCGCCGCCTCGCCCGCACCCGGGGCACCGCGCTGTTCGGCGCCGCACTCATGGGGGCACTGCTGCTGGCCGCCGCCGACCTGGTGGCCCAGCACGCGCTGGCCCCGGTACAGCTCCCGGTGGGCGTGGTCACCGCGGTCATCGGCGGCACCTACCTGGTGTGGGTGCTCTATCGGGAATGGCGCACCGGACATGCCTGA
- a CDS encoding serine/threonine-protein kinase, giving the protein MTLTSVFTTGPVPDRLTPLSGDDPRVIGPYRIAGRIGSGGMGAVYAAVDGSGACVAVKVVHSEHAADPDYRARFAREVDLLTRVRGACTAGVRAADTAGGTPWLATEYVPGKTLREHVHDEGPLGQGMLLALAAGIAEALVAVHGAGIVHRDLKPGNVILSPDGPKVLDFGIARAGDETAVTATGVLVGTPGWIPPEVYRGAEPDSRADMFAWGGLIAFAAAGRNPYGTAAPDILAFRAMEERPDLDGVPADLLPLVERAMSADPAQRPAAAEALRAVGGLWERRRAGPAAAGDGAEDGAAAGGEPALTRLLETEWTGVLPPAAARPATGVPKALVALAAAVSLVIAVTVGYVARGVVAEDRSWITGEVSAGGGTAEGRDAQGGPADTGGGGGGQGGAESADGTAGAGDDGRSATNGPYVTAVDGDDTFVLTNEGRVTWTIQLIGAAAADDGVRFTAIAGYQGVRAAQLVAEQFAVSSGGRDYPARDENLTNYLDAFQASDTVSFSVPGAPDTGRLSVRGAQYTEGGPGAPPMSVCYEVADGFSADTERCG; this is encoded by the coding sequence ATGACACTCACCTCCGTCTTCACCACAGGTCCGGTGCCCGACCGGCTCACGCCCCTGTCCGGCGACGACCCGCGGGTGATCGGCCCCTACCGGATCGCGGGCCGGATCGGCTCCGGCGGCATGGGCGCGGTCTACGCCGCCGTGGACGGCTCCGGCGCGTGCGTGGCGGTCAAGGTCGTGCACAGCGAGCACGCCGCGGACCCGGACTACCGGGCGCGCTTCGCCCGCGAGGTCGACCTGCTCACCCGGGTGCGCGGAGCGTGCACGGCCGGGGTCCGTGCCGCCGACACCGCCGGCGGCACGCCGTGGCTGGCCACCGAATACGTGCCCGGCAAGACGCTGCGCGAGCACGTGCACGACGAGGGGCCGCTGGGGCAGGGGATGCTGCTGGCGCTCGCGGCCGGAATCGCCGAGGCGCTGGTCGCGGTGCACGGCGCGGGGATCGTGCACCGCGACCTGAAACCCGGGAACGTCATCCTCTCCCCCGACGGGCCCAAGGTGCTGGACTTCGGCATCGCCCGCGCGGGCGACGAGACCGCCGTCACCGCCACCGGTGTCCTCGTCGGCACGCCCGGCTGGATCCCGCCCGAGGTGTACCGCGGAGCCGAGCCCGATTCCCGCGCCGACATGTTCGCGTGGGGCGGGTTGATCGCTTTCGCCGCGGCCGGACGCAACCCCTACGGCACGGCGGCACCCGACATCCTGGCGTTTCGGGCCATGGAGGAGCGGCCCGACCTCGACGGCGTCCCCGCGGACCTGCTGCCGCTGGTGGAGCGGGCGATGTCGGCGGACCCCGCGCAGCGCCCCGCGGCGGCCGAGGCACTGCGGGCCGTCGGGGGCCTGTGGGAGCGCCGGCGGGCGGGACCCGCCGCTGCCGGCGACGGCGCGGAGGACGGCGCCGCGGCGGGCGGCGAACCCGCGCTGACACGGCTGCTGGAGACGGAGTGGACGGGTGTGCTGCCGCCCGCGGCGGCCCGTCCGGCGACCGGCGTGCCGAAGGCGCTGGTAGCGCTCGCGGCGGCGGTCAGCCTCGTGATCGCGGTCACCGTCGGATATGTCGCCCGGGGCGTCGTCGCCGAGGACCGCTCCTGGATCACGGGCGAGGTTTCCGCCGGCGGCGGCACGGCAGAGGGGCGGGACGCCCAGGGCGGGCCTGCGGACACGGGCGGCGGCGGAGGCGGCCAGGGCGGCGCGGAAAGCGCGGACGGCACGGCGGGCGCCGGCGACGACGGACGCTCCGCGACCAACGGTCCCTACGTGACCGCCGTCGACGGCGACGACACCTTCGTCCTGACGAACGAAGGCCGAGTCACCTGGACGATCCAGCTGATCGGCGCCGCAGCGGCGGACGACGGCGTGCGCTTCACCGCGATCGCCGGGTACCAGGGAGTGCGTGCCGCGCAGCTCGTCGCCGAACAGTTCGCGGTCTCCTCCGGCGGCCGGGACTACCCCGCCCGGGACGAGAACCTGACGAACTACCTCGACGCCTTCCAGGCCTCGGATACGGTCTCGTTCTCCGTCCCCGGCGCCCCCGATACCGGGCGGCTCAGCGTGCGGGGCGCCCAGTACACCGAGGGCGGCCCGGGGGCTCCGCCCATGAGCGTGTGCTACGAGGTCGCAGACGGATTCTCCGCGGACACGGAAAGGTGCGGATGA
- a CDS encoding ABC transporter ATP-binding protein, translating to MPDSARLWGENLTLAYDHSVVSRDLGITIPDNSFTVIVGPNACGKSTLLRALSRMLKPSHGAVRLDGRMIGSYPSKEVARRLGLLPQSSIAPDGITVADLVARGRYPHQKFLKQWSRTDEQVITEAMDATGTVDLAGRMVDELSGGQRQRVWLAMVLAQQTPLLLLDEPTTYLDIAHQMDVLDLCAELHQERSYTLVAVLHDLNHACRYATHLIAMKDGQVVAEGSPSDIITEELVEEVFCMPVRVIPDPETGTPLVVPVDRGGRIARRDRPDRPLAETAPDTTEDRRSA from the coding sequence ATGCCCGATTCGGCCCGGCTGTGGGGCGAGAACCTGACCCTGGCCTACGACCACAGCGTGGTCTCCCGCGACCTCGGCATCACCATCCCGGACAACTCCTTCACGGTGATCGTCGGACCCAACGCGTGCGGCAAGTCGACGCTGCTGCGCGCGCTCTCGCGGATGCTCAAACCCAGTCACGGCGCCGTCCGCCTCGACGGGCGCATGATCGGCTCCTACCCCTCCAAGGAAGTCGCGCGCCGCCTGGGGCTGCTGCCGCAGTCCTCCATCGCCCCCGACGGCATCACCGTCGCCGACCTGGTGGCGCGCGGCCGCTACCCGCACCAGAAGTTCCTCAAGCAGTGGTCGCGGACCGACGAGCAGGTCATCACCGAGGCCATGGACGCCACCGGGACCGTCGACCTCGCCGGCCGCATGGTCGACGAACTCTCGGGCGGGCAGCGCCAGCGCGTGTGGCTGGCCATGGTGCTGGCGCAGCAGACCCCGCTGCTGCTCCTCGACGAGCCCACGACCTACCTGGACATCGCCCACCAGATGGACGTCCTCGACCTGTGCGCCGAGCTGCACCAGGAGCGCTCCTACACCCTCGTCGCGGTCCTGCACGACCTCAACCACGCGTGCCGCTACGCCACCCACCTCATCGCGATGAAGGACGGCCAGGTCGTCGCCGAAGGAAGCCCGTCCGACATCATCACCGAGGAGCTGGTGGAGGAGGTCTTCTGCATGCCGGTGCGCGTGATCCCCGACCCGGAGACGGGCACCCCGCTGGTGGTCCCCGTCGACCGCGGCGGCCGCATCGCCCGCCGCGACCGCCCGGACCGGCCCCTCGCCGAGACGGCCCCCGACACCACCGAGGACCGCCGCAGCGCGTAG
- a CDS encoding bifunctional helix-turn-helix transcriptional regulator/GNAT family N-acetyltransferase, with the protein MNTPATGTGVPPEDVSAIRAFNRFYTHRVGVVKPGMLDSPWSLTEVRILYELRHRSRVEALDLRRDLDMDAGQLSRVLTRLQRNGLVARSPSSSDRRRQVVELTDEGTEAAATLDDRANEQVVGLVSHLSEGDRDRLIGAMGTVRRLFDEPRPRTGAEHPGARAEPPQERGATPTASEPAYSEAALREPRPGDLGWIVERHGTLYADEYGWDSSFEAWVAGLVADYARAPDRTGQHLWIAELDGLRAGCIACTREDERTARLRLFLVEPTARGRGVGGLLMRRCLDFARSAGYRRMVLSTYSVLAAARRVYEGSGFHLASAQPERVFGRDLTAQVWERGL; encoded by the coding sequence ATGAACACGCCGGCAACCGGTACCGGTGTCCCGCCTGAGGACGTTTCCGCGATCCGCGCGTTCAACCGCTTCTACACACACCGCGTCGGGGTGGTCAAACCCGGCATGCTCGACTCTCCGTGGTCGCTGACCGAAGTCCGCATCCTCTACGAGCTGCGGCACCGCTCCCGCGTCGAAGCCCTCGACCTGCGCCGCGACCTGGACATGGACGCCGGACAACTCAGCCGGGTACTGACCCGGCTGCAACGCAACGGCCTCGTCGCGCGCTCGCCGTCCTCGTCGGACCGGCGCAGGCAGGTCGTGGAACTGACGGATGAGGGCACGGAGGCGGCGGCGACCCTGGACGACCGCGCGAACGAACAGGTCGTCGGGCTGGTGTCGCACCTGTCGGAGGGCGATCGGGACCGGCTGATCGGGGCTATGGGCACCGTGCGGCGGCTGTTCGACGAGCCCCGCCCGCGTACCGGCGCCGAGCATCCGGGCGCCCGTGCCGAACCGCCCCAGGAGCGCGGGGCGACTCCGACCGCCTCCGAACCGGCGTACTCCGAGGCCGCCCTGCGTGAACCGCGCCCGGGCGACCTCGGCTGGATCGTCGAGCGCCACGGAACCCTCTACGCCGACGAGTACGGATGGGACTCCTCGTTCGAGGCGTGGGTCGCGGGCCTCGTCGCCGACTACGCCCGCGCGCCCGACCGCACGGGGCAGCACCTGTGGATCGCCGAACTGGACGGCCTGCGCGCCGGCTGCATCGCGTGCACGCGCGAGGACGAGCGGACCGCGCGGCTGCGGCTGTTCCTCGTGGAGCCGACTGCGCGCGGCCGCGGCGTCGGAGGGCTGCTGATGCGGCGATGCCTGGATTTCGCCCGCTCAGCCGGCTACCGGCGCATGGTGCTGTCCACCTACTCCGTGCTGGCGGCCGCGCGCCGCGTCTACGAGGGCAGCGGATTCCACCTGGCCTCCGCGCAGCCGGAGCGGGTCTTCGGCCGCGACCTCACGGCCCAGGTCTGGGAGCGCGGGCTATAA